Part of the Nakamurella alba genome is shown below.
CGGTGGCGAGCACGTCGTCCAGGTCCACCCGGAGCAGCGTGCCGCCGGCCGGGCGTACCTCGGACAGCGCACGCCGCAGCTGCGCCAGTCGCAGCCACATGGTGCGCCGCAGGTCCGCGGGCAGCGGCACGCGACGCAGGTCGACCCGGGAGAACGGCAGCGCCAGCACCACGACGGTGCCGCCGGCATGCAGCTGCGCCACCGTGGCGGCCACCGCGCCCCGCACCTGCCGCACATCGAAATCCCCGCGCAGCACGTCGTTCCCGCCGACAAGCAGGCAGGCCACCGCCGGCCGCAGCTCCCCGACCGCCCCGAGCTGCGACGGCAGATCCCGGGCCCGGGCACCGCTGACCGCCCCGCAGGCGAGGACTCCGGCCAGCCCGTCGGCGACATGGGCGGCCCACGACCGGTCGGCACCGACCCCGGTGGACAGCGAGTCGCCGAGGGCGAGCACCGTCGGTCGGGTCATCGCACGGCGCCCAGGTGCAGGTCCAGCATGCGCTGTACGGTGGCCGACCACGGCAGCTCCGCGGCCCGGGCCAGCGCGGCATTGCGCCGCAGCTCGACCGGGACCGCCAGCAGGTCCTCGACCGCGTCGGCGAAGCCGTGCACCGTGCCCGGGGCGGCGCGGCCGGCGGCCGGGTCGGTACCGATCACCTCCGGCACCCCGGCTCGCCCGTCGGCGACCACGGCGGTCCCGGCGGCCAGGCACTCCAGGGCCGCCAGGCCGAAGGTCTCCACCGGCCCCGGGGCCAGTGCGATGTCGGCGGAGGCCTGGATGCGGGCCAGCCGCTGCCGGTCCGCGACGTGCCCGTGGAACAGCACCGGCAGATCCGTGGACTCCCGCTGCAGCCGGGCGGCCAGCGGCCCGGTCCCGGCGACCACCAGGTGCACCTCGTGCCCGCGCCGCCGGAGCTCGCGCAGCACCCCGAGCGCGAGCTCCGGTCGCTTCTCCGTGGACAGCCGGCTGCAGAGCAGCAGTTCGGTCCCGCGCCGGCGCGGGGAGGTGGTGACCGCGGGGGTGGTCGTGACCCCCAGCGGGACGATGCGCAGGTCGTCGGTGCCGATCCGGTGGAACTCGGTGGCGGCGAACCGGGTCGTCGCCACCACGGTGTCGAAAGCGGCGGCCGTGCCGCGGTTGTGCAGATCCGCGACGTGCCGGGCCGGCGCGGCCGGCAGCCCGTGGGTGCGCAGCACCCCGTCCAGCCGCTCGTGCGCGAAGAAGACGCTGGGCACCCCGCGCGCCCGGGCCCAGCGGCCGAACCGGCGCAGCGAGGTCCGGTCGGAGACCTCGAGCCGGTCCGGGGCCAGCCGTTCCAGCAGGGCGGCGACCCGGCGCGGCCGGGTGATCATCCGGTAGCCGCCGAAGCCCGGGAGCAACGGCGAGGCGAGAGTGACCAGCCCGCCGTCGGTGTCGCCGGACCAGCTGTCGGTGCTGCCGGGCACGATCACGGTGCAGCGATGGCCGGCGGCCCGGTAGCCGGCGGACAGCGCGCGCACCATGGTGCGCAGCCCACCGGAGGTGGGGCCGTAGAAGTTCGCGAGATGGACGATGTGCATGTCTCAGCCGATCGGCAGCCGGGTGCGGGCGTACTCGTAGTGGGCGAGCAGTTCGTCGCCCAGCCGGGCCCAGCTGCGACCGGCCACCGAGGCGGCGGCCGCCCGGCCGAAGGCGCGGCGTTTGGCGTCGTCCCCGACCAGGTCGGCAACGGCCCGGCGCAGCTCGCCGGCGTCACCGGGCCGGTAGCACCAGCCGGTCCGTGAGCTCGACACCAGTTCCTGCACACCGCCTCCCGCGGCGACCACCGCGGGTACCCCGCACGCCAACGCCTCCTGGACGCCCTGGCAGAAGGTCTCGTGCCGGCCGGGGTGCACGAACACGTCCAGGGTGGCGACATGCCGGGCCAGCTCGGCGCCGGACAACCGGCCGGTGAACACCGCGTCCGGCAGCAGTCGTTGCAGCGCAGCGCGTTCCGGCCCGTCGCCGATCACCACCAGACGGCTGCCCGGCGGAGTGGCGGCCGCGAGCTGGTGCAGCTCCTTCTCCGCGGCCAGCCGGCCCGCGTAGCCGACCAGGACCTGCCCGTCGCCGAGTGTGCGGTGCAGGTCGGCATCCCGGCGGCCGGGGTGGAACTGGCTGCGGTCCACACCGCGGCCCCACGGGGCGATCCGCGGGATGCCGTGTGCGGTGAGCAGGTCGGTGGCGTACCGGGACGGCGCCAGGGTCAGGTCGGCCAGGCCGTGGATCTCCTCCAGCCGGGTCCACATCCGCTGGCCGGTGCCGGGGACACCGTAGTGCCGGGCGAACCCGGCGACGTCCGTCTGGAACACCGCGACGGTCGGCAGTCCCAGATCGGCGGCGGCGCGGGCACCGGTCCGGCCGAGCACCAGCGGCGAGGCGAGATGCACGATGTCCGGCCGGAAGTCGGCGAACAGCTCGGCCATCCGGCGCTGCCGGACCAGGCACACCCGCAGCTGGTGGTAGCCGGGCACCCCGACCGACGGCAGGCCGACGACCGGTGCGCCGTGCACCGTCTCCGGCGCGCCGGTGGCGGCGGCGATCACCATGGCCCGATGGCCGCGCCGTTCCAGGTGCTCGAGCACCCGGACGACCGACCCGCTGACGCCGTTCGTCTCGGGCAGGAACGACTCGGCGACGATCGCGACACGCACGTGCCCATCTCCACATCCGCGCCCGACGGCACGTCGACCACCGGGTGCGGTGTCGGTGACGGTGTGATGAACCGTTCGCATCATGGCCTGCAGCAGGGCGTCACACCAACGGGCGCAGCCCGCACCCGCCGGACGCCGGAGGTTCGTCCGCCGTTCACCACGGTGCCACCGCAGCAGCCTGTGTGCTCCTTAGGGTCACCACCGTCGTCCGCCGCCGACCGAAACGAGAACCCGAACGTGTCCGAAGAAGTCACTCCCCGTCAGCGCCGCCTGCTGCCCATGGTCGGGATGACCAGGGGCAAGCGCAGCCCGGTCACCTGTCACCTGAAGTGTGCCGATGCCTGTTCGCACCCGGTGCCGAACGTCTCGTCGAACGAGACCTTCCGGGACATCGCCGCCGCCGCACTGTCCCGCCGGGCAGCGCTCGGTGTCGCCGGTGCCGGTGCCCTCACCCTGGTCGCCGGGCCGTCGCTGCTGGCCGGCACCGCTGCGGCCGCCCCGGCTCCGGCCGTGCCCGAGATCCCTATCCCTGCCGGTGGTCTCGCGATCCCGGAGGGCGGTGACCCGATCCTGGGGAAGGCCACCGACCGCAACCTGCCCTTCACCGCCATCGGGCCGGTCGCCGCCGACCAGGACACCTTCACCGTGCCCAAGGGGTACAAGTCGCAGCCGATCATCCGCTGGGGCGACCCGATCCTGCCCGGGGCACCGGCCTTCGACGGGACGAAGCAGACCGCCGCCGCACAGGCCTGCCAGTTCGGTTACAACAACGACTATCTCGACATCATCCCGATCACGTCGACGTCGGCCCTGCTCGTCTGCAACCACGAGTACACCAACGAGAACATCATGTTCCCGGTGGCCGCCACGCCGGCCGAGGCCGACGAGCAGAAGCGCATCGGCATGAACGCGCACGGCTTCTCGGTCGTCGAGCTGACCCGCACCGGACCGGGCAAGCCGTGGACCTACAAGCCGACCGGGAAGCTCAACCGGCGCTTCATCACCTCCACCCCGTTCGCCGTCACCGGCCCCGCCGCCGGTAGCGACATGCTCAAGACCGCAGCGGATCCCACCGGCA
Proteins encoded:
- a CDS encoding glycosyltransferase family 4 protein, with protein sequence MRVAIVAESFLPETNGVSGSVVRVLEHLERRGHRAMVIAAATGAPETVHGAPVVGLPSVGVPGYHQLRVCLVRQRRMAELFADFRPDIVHLASPLVLGRTGARAAADLGLPTVAVFQTDVAGFARHYGVPGTGQRMWTRLEEIHGLADLTLAPSRYATDLLTAHGIPRIAPWGRGVDRSQFHPGRRDADLHRTLGDGQVLVGYAGRLAAEKELHQLAAATPPGSRLVVIGDGPERAALQRLLPDAVFTGRLSGAELARHVATLDVFVHPGRHETFCQGVQEALACGVPAVVAAGGGVQELVSSSRTGWCYRPGDAGELRRAVADLVGDDAKRRAFGRAAAASVAGRSWARLGDELLAHYEYARTRLPIG
- a CDS encoding SGNH/GDSL hydrolase family protein; translated protein: MTRPTVLALGDSLSTGVGADRSWAAHVADGLAGVLACGAVSGARARDLPSQLGAVGELRPAVACLLVGGNDVLRGDFDVRQVRGAVAATVAQLHAGGTVVVLALPFSRVDLRRVPLPADLRRTMWLRLAQLRRALSEVRPAGGTLLRVDLDDVLATGGRAALHVDRIHLSSLGQRLLAVRALELLRRHGFAVAGTVSRPPAPPPPGYPLWWLTVRGVPWVVRRSRDLLPELWRQRRDPGGPAGVAAALRRVG
- a CDS encoding glycosyltransferase, with the protein product MHIVHLANFYGPTSGGLRTMVRALSAGYRAAGHRCTVIVPGSTDSWSGDTDGGLVTLASPLLPGFGGYRMITRPRRVAALLERLAPDRLEVSDRTSLRRFGRWARARGVPSVFFAHERLDGVLRTHGLPAAPARHVADLHNRGTAAAFDTVVATTRFAATEFHRIGTDDLRIVPLGVTTTPAVTTSPRRRGTELLLCSRLSTEKRPELALGVLRELRRRGHEVHLVVAGTGPLAARLQRESTDLPVLFHGHVADRQRLARIQASADIALAPGPVETFGLAALECLAAGTAVVADGRAGVPEVIGTDPAAGRAAPGTVHGFADAVEDLLAVPVELRRNAALARAAELPWSATVQRMLDLHLGAVR